The following proteins are co-located in the Xanthocytophaga agilis genome:
- a CDS encoding metalloregulator ArsR/SmtB family transcription factor — MGLTKTEFFTQEQNQLAAIFKALAHPARIAILQVLIEKDTCICGDIVEELPLAQPTVSQHLKELKSVGLVKGEIEGTSICYCINQETWSQVKHLVDDLFTALSVNQKCCS, encoded by the coding sequence ATGGGACTTACTAAAACAGAATTTTTTACGCAAGAACAGAACCAACTGGCCGCAATATTTAAAGCTTTGGCTCATCCTGCACGTATAGCAATCTTACAGGTTCTTATCGAAAAAGATACTTGTATCTGCGGTGACATTGTGGAAGAACTACCTCTTGCTCAACCTACTGTATCGCAACATCTGAAAGAATTGAAAAGTGTAGGACTTGTCAAGGGTGAAATCGAAGGAACAAGTATCTGTTATTGTATTAATCAGGAAACCTGGAGTCAAGTGAAGCATCTGGTCGATGATTTGTTTACAGCTTTATCTGTTAATCAGAAATGTTGTTCCTAA
- a CDS encoding response regulator, producing MSINIGKRFLIVDDDSDDRELFKEALTAVEPEVILYSAANGQTAIEKLASQSIDQPDIIFLDLNMPVMNGWDCLNQLKSIREYKNIPVIIHTTSSHTQDKQLAKERGAICLFTKPDDFKRLKAILEIVVEKMNKKAVDSICEAVYKYLQLL from the coding sequence ATGAGTATAAACATCGGAAAAAGATTTTTGATTGTCGATGATGACAGTGATGACAGAGAACTATTTAAAGAGGCATTAACAGCAGTCGAACCCGAAGTAATTCTTTATAGTGCAGCAAATGGACAAACTGCGATAGAGAAGTTAGCATCTCAGTCTATAGATCAGCCTGACATTATCTTTCTTGATTTGAATATGCCAGTTATGAATGGATGGGATTGTCTAAATCAATTAAAATCCATTCGGGAATATAAAAATATACCTGTTATTATTCACACAACATCATCTCATACTCAGGATAAACAACTTGCAAAGGAACGAGGTGCAATTTGCCTGTTTACCAAACCGGATGACTTCAAACGCTTAAAGGCAATACTGGAAATAGTTGTTGAAAAGATGAATAAAAAAGCTGTGGATTCTATTTGTGAGGCAGTATACAAATATTTACAGTTGCTTTGA
- the trxB gene encoding thioredoxin-disulfide reductase: MEHIQNVIIGAGPAGYTAAIYAARANLKPVMYVGLQPGGQLTTTNDVENFPGFPDGIEGPEMMELFRKQAERFGTDIRYGLVTKVDFSSTPHRLTIDDTTEITADTVIIATGATAKWLGLPSEQKLNGFGVSACAVCDGFFYRGKEVAIVGAGDTACEEALYLAKLCTKVHMLVRKDTMRASKIMQERVKATANIEVHWNTETEEILGDNVVTGVKVKNNQTGEYSEIPVDGFFVAIGHQPNTSLFKGQLDMDEADYLVTKPGSTKTNIPGVFACGDVQDRQFRQAITAAGTGCMAALEAERFLIALETPVVVTI; encoded by the coding sequence ATGGAACATATTCAAAATGTAATTATCGGGGCTGGTCCTGCTGGGTATACGGCTGCTATTTATGCTGCAAGAGCTAATCTCAAACCTGTCATGTATGTAGGTTTACAACCTGGTGGACAACTAACTACTACCAATGATGTAGAAAACTTTCCAGGATTTCCAGATGGTATTGAAGGTCCGGAAATGATGGAGCTGTTTCGTAAACAAGCCGAACGCTTTGGGACAGATATTCGCTATGGTCTGGTCACAAAAGTAGATTTTAGTTCAACACCCCATCGGTTAACTATTGATGATACAACAGAGATAACAGCCGATACGGTAATTATTGCTACTGGAGCAACTGCCAAATGGCTGGGTTTACCTTCTGAGCAAAAGCTGAATGGTTTTGGAGTTTCTGCATGTGCTGTATGTGATGGTTTCTTTTACAGAGGCAAAGAAGTGGCAATTGTAGGAGCTGGAGATACTGCCTGTGAAGAAGCCTTGTATCTGGCAAAGTTGTGTACTAAAGTTCATATGCTGGTTCGTAAAGATACCATGAGAGCATCTAAAATAATGCAGGAACGTGTGAAGGCAACTGCCAATATTGAAGTGCACTGGAATACTGAAACAGAAGAAATTCTGGGAGACAATGTAGTAACAGGTGTAAAAGTAAAGAATAACCAAACTGGTGAATATAGTGAAATACCTGTAGATGGATTTTTTGTGGCTATTGGTCATCAGCCCAATACTTCTTTATTTAAGGGGCAATTAGATATGGATGAAGCTGACTATCTGGTTACCAAGCCTGGATCTACCAAGACGAATATACCAGGAGTTTTTGCTTGTGGAGATGTACAGGATCGCCAGTTTCGTCAGGCAATCACTGCTGCTGGAACAGGATGTATGGCTGCCTTGGAAGCCGAACGTTTCCTGATTGCACTTGAGACACCTGTAGTT
- a CDS encoding sigma-70 family RNA polymerase sigma factor — MYGPYDTPKFWKDYNQLLTNFVRKRVACHDDAKDLLQEIFYKVYTYCQRYEFSCEKAGIQNLRSWIFQIAQNTITDYYRSNRKYIDLETVAVPVNNSDINTYGDMSEYVEPLLSCLPEMYRIPLAMDLEGTPQKEIAVKLGMGLPAIKSRIQRSRVLMKELLHECFYLKIDNLGQIDFFEVKPDCETLQGFLEERKCTTKTCV; from the coding sequence ATGTACGGACCCTATGATACTCCTAAGTTTTGGAAAGACTACAACCAACTGTTGACAAATTTTGTGCGTAAAAGGGTTGCTTGTCATGACGATGCCAAAGATCTTTTACAAGAGATCTTTTATAAGGTCTATACGTATTGCCAACGGTACGAATTTTCCTGTGAAAAAGCAGGTATCCAGAATCTCCGTTCGTGGATTTTTCAGATAGCTCAGAATACTATTACTGACTATTACCGAAGTAATAGAAAGTACATTGATCTGGAAACGGTTGCTGTTCCAGTGAATAATTCCGATATAAATACATATGGAGACATGTCCGAATATGTGGAACCACTTCTTTCATGTTTGCCTGAGATGTATCGTATCCCACTGGCAATGGATCTGGAAGGTACACCTCAAAAGGAAATCGCTGTAAAACTGGGAATGGGCTTGCCCGCTATCAAGTCACGCATTCAACGATCAAGAGTTCTGATGAAAGAATTATTGCATGAATGTTTTTACCTGAAAATAGATAATTTGGGTCAGATTGATTTCTTTGAAGTAAAACCAGATTGTGAGACATTGCAAGGATTTCTGGAAGAAAGAAAATGTACTACCAAGACCTGTGTTTGA